The following proteins are co-located in the Trichormus variabilis 0441 genome:
- a CDS encoding DUF760 domain-containing protein translates to MNENSHRNPDNLASEALNNNGLWEYVQSMSPQTVTQLSRPGSREVLQLIQRAVVATLGNLPHEQFNTNITTSREELSQLLGAAMVDGYFLRNVEQRLELEKSFFPLDDETATHLYLTGETPVNEDLQEQNQGN, encoded by the coding sequence ATGAATGAAAATTCCCATCGTAATCCAGATAATTTAGCTAGTGAAGCACTAAACAATAATGGGCTGTGGGAATATGTACAATCAATGAGTCCTCAAACTGTTACCCAGTTATCTAGACCTGGTTCAAGAGAAGTTCTGCAATTGATTCAGCGTGCTGTTGTGGCGACTTTGGGTAATTTACCTCATGAGCAATTTAACACAAATATTACTACCAGCCGCGAAGAGTTGAGTCAGCTTTTAGGTGCTGCAATGGTAGATGGGTATTTCTTGCGTAATGTTGAACAGCGACTGGAGTTAGAGAAATCTTTCTTTCCTCTAGATGATGAAACTGCAACTCATCTTTACTTGACAGGCGAAACTCCGGTAAATGAAGATTTGCAGGAACAAAACCAGGGAAATTAA
- a CDS encoding TOBE domain-containing protein produces the protein MPRKEQGWITFQTSEEERKILEEFCQQSQRTKTEILRELVRGLNQPAPTAKSIPTKQALKIEPEANEISELEVISIKRPFKVSSRNILKGVIKKIVVGSVNSEVTLEIVHRVELTSIITRMSAEELELTEGTEAYAVIKSNDIVIARD, from the coding sequence ATGCCAAGAAAAGAACAAGGATGGATCACTTTTCAAACATCGGAAGAGGAGCGCAAGATTCTCGAAGAGTTTTGTCAGCAGTCTCAGCGCACCAAAACTGAGATTTTGCGGGAACTTGTGCGCGGACTTAATCAGCCTGCTCCGACAGCTAAATCAATACCAACCAAACAGGCACTTAAAATAGAACCAGAGGCGAATGAAATATCCGAGTTGGAAGTTATTAGTATCAAAAGACCTTTTAAGGTTAGTTCCCGTAATATTCTCAAAGGAGTCATCAAAAAAATTGTCGTTGGTTCTGTTAACAGCGAAGTGACATTAGAAATCGTTCATCGAGTTGAGCTAACCTCGATTATCACGAGGATGTCAGCCGAGGAGCTAGAACTAACTGAGGGTACAGAAGCTTATGCTGTGATTAAATCTAACGATATCGTTATAGCCAGAGATTAG
- the modA gene encoding molybdate ABC transporter substrate-binding protein, with protein sequence MKRRDILTFVGTILAGWVLAVGLPLFTPAPVVAQSNVNLLVSAAASLKDALEEIKPLYQQSKANVNISYNFGASGALQQQIENGAPADIFISAAKRQVDTLEQKNLLVPGTRGIVAKNRLVLVVPKNATGVTSFFSLKDAQIKRIAIGEPRSVPAGQYAEQVLDKLKLLPGVKSKLVYANNVRQVLASVESGNADAGLVYATDAKISDKVKVVVAADEKYHSPIIYPLAVVKSSKNVNAAKDFTQYLTTSSQVKAVLRKYGFILP encoded by the coding sequence ATGAAACGAAGAGACATTCTCACCTTTGTTGGTACAATACTTGCTGGCTGGGTTTTGGCAGTCGGTTTACCATTGTTTACACCTGCTCCCGTAGTAGCGCAATCAAACGTTAATTTGCTTGTGTCTGCGGCTGCAAGTTTGAAAGACGCATTGGAAGAAATTAAGCCCCTGTATCAACAGAGTAAAGCAAATGTCAACATTAGCTATAATTTTGGTGCATCTGGCGCTTTGCAGCAGCAAATTGAAAACGGTGCGCCAGCAGATATTTTTATTTCAGCAGCTAAAAGACAAGTAGATACTTTAGAACAGAAAAACCTGCTCGTTCCAGGTACACGAGGCATTGTAGCAAAAAACCGCCTGGTCTTAGTTGTGCCGAAGAATGCAACTGGTGTTACCAGCTTCTTTAGTTTAAAAGATGCCCAAATTAAACGAATTGCTATTGGTGAACCTAGAAGTGTGCCTGCTGGACAATATGCGGAGCAGGTTTTGGATAAGTTAAAACTGTTGCCCGGTGTCAAGTCGAAATTAGTCTACGCTAATAATGTGCGTCAAGTTTTAGCATCTGTAGAAAGTGGCAATGCTGATGCAGGTTTGGTTTACGCTACTGATGCCAAAATTTCTGACAAAGTGAAAGTTGTAGTTGCTGCTGATGAAAAATACCACTCTCCCATTATTTATCCCTTAGCTGTGGTAAAAAGTAGCAAAAATGTTAACGCAGCAAAGGATTTCACCCAATACTTGACTACTAGTAGCCAAGTGAAAGCTGTATTAAGGAAATATGGGTTTATTTTGCCTTAA
- a CDS encoding class I SAM-dependent methyltransferase: MTTRTLGITQNLYDYLLSISLREPEILTKLRQETALQPMGRMQIAPEQGQFMALLVQLLGAKKTLEVGVFTGYSSLIVALALPPDGKLVACDVSEEFTAIAQRYWQQAGVTHKIDFHLAPALETLDKLLVAGEAETFDFAFIDADKSNYDNYYERSLQLIRSGGVIAIDNVLWSGKVADPEIQDNRTKKIRAFNHKLLQDQRITLSLIPIGDGLTLVRKN, encoded by the coding sequence ATGACGACTCGTACTCTGGGAATCACACAAAATTTATATGATTATTTACTATCTATTTCTTTGCGGGAACCGGAAATACTTACTAAACTACGACAAGAAACAGCCTTGCAACCTATGGGAAGAATGCAAATTGCCCCAGAACAGGGACAATTTATGGCGTTGTTGGTGCAATTGCTGGGTGCAAAAAAAACTTTAGAGGTGGGGGTATTTACAGGCTATAGTTCCTTGATTGTGGCACTAGCTCTACCTCCGGACGGAAAACTGGTAGCCTGCGATGTTAGTGAAGAGTTTACCGCGATCGCCCAACGTTATTGGCAGCAAGCCGGAGTAACTCATAAAATAGACTTTCATCTCGCCCCAGCGTTGGAAACATTAGATAAGTTACTAGTAGCAGGTGAAGCCGAAACCTTTGATTTTGCCTTTATTGACGCAGATAAGAGCAACTATGACAATTATTATGAGCGATCGCTGCAATTAATTCGTTCAGGAGGTGTGATAGCGATCGATAATGTTCTCTGGTCTGGTAAAGTTGCCGATCCGGAAATTCAAGATAATCGCACCAAAAAAATCCGCGCCTTCAACCACAAGCTATTACAAGACCAGCGCATCACCTTAAGTTTAATTCCCATCGGCGATGGATTAACTTTAGTACGGAAAAATTAA
- a CDS encoding SDR family oxidoreductase — protein sequence MAEKQTLQPPQQQKTPGTESKMQPKPQADDARYLGSGKLKDKVALITGGDSGIGRAVAIAYAKEGADVAFVYLSEHGDAEETKNLVEEQGRRAVSIAGDITDEAFCQRAIQQTVDEFGKLDILINNAAEQHPQESIEDITKEQLERTFSTNIFSMFYLTKAALKHLKQGSAIINTTSVTAYKGSSHLLDYSATKGAIVAFTRSLSQNLISKGIRVNAVAPGPIWTPLIPSTFPTEKVETFGKQVPMQRAGQPEEVAPSYVFLASDDSSYMSGQVLHPNGGEVVNG from the coding sequence ATGGCAGAAAAGCAAACATTACAACCACCGCAGCAGCAAAAAACACCAGGTACAGAATCAAAAATGCAACCAAAACCTCAAGCTGATGATGCTCGGTATCTGGGTAGCGGTAAATTAAAAGATAAAGTTGCCTTGATTACTGGTGGGGATAGTGGGATTGGTCGGGCTGTGGCGATCGCCTATGCTAAAGAGGGTGCAGATGTAGCCTTTGTTTACTTGAGTGAACATGGCGATGCGGAAGAAACCAAAAATTTGGTAGAAGAACAAGGACGGCGTGCTGTATCTATCGCCGGGGATATAACTGATGAGGCTTTTTGTCAGCGTGCAATTCAACAAACTGTAGATGAGTTTGGTAAACTGGATATTCTCATCAATAATGCGGCTGAACAACATCCCCAAGAAAGCATTGAAGATATTACTAAAGAGCAGTTAGAACGGACATTCAGCACTAACATTTTCTCAATGTTCTACTTGACAAAAGCAGCACTCAAGCATCTGAAACAAGGTAGCGCTATTATCAATACTACTTCAGTTACAGCTTATAAAGGTAGTTCACATTTACTTGATTATTCTGCAACAAAAGGGGCAATTGTTGCCTTTACTCGTTCCTTATCACAAAATCTCATTAGTAAAGGTATCCGGGTTAATGCTGTGGCACCTGGGCCAATTTGGACACCTTTAATTCCCTCGACATTCCCCACAGAAAAAGTAGAAACCTTTGGTAAACAAGTACCGATGCAACGAGCAGGACAACCGGAAGAAGTTGCACCTAGTTATGTGTTTTTAGCTTCTGATGATTCGTCTTATATGTCTGGTCAAGTTTTACATCCTAATGGTGGGGAAGTAGTTAATGGCTAA
- the mgtE gene encoding magnesium transporter, which produces MTETNNLNSTLQDVSRRELRDLVRTQMRMLLEAGDLQGAKAILVPVQPADIAEAIEGLPETMHALAFRLLSKDEAIEVYEYLDYSVQERLIEELKSQEVRDIVDQMSSDDRARLFDELPAKVVNHLLEQLSPTERQATALMLGYEADTAGRIMTLEFIGLKENMTIGQALERIRSLANASEMIYYLYVTDQARRLTGIVSLRELVTSQPEQTIGEVMTRDVIFVNTDTHQEEVAKLIQRYDFLAVPVVDRQQLLVGIVTVDDVIDILEEETTKDIYALGGGVQSSGDNYFQMDLWEVARKRVLWLFVLLITNTVTGTIIKSQEDILTKVVTLTAFIPLLTGTGGNVGAQSSTVVIRGMNTDEIRSLGTLQVIGREAIAGALLGGMLGSIATVWAYFLQGRLEVAIAVGASLIAISVLASISGSALPFLFRYLRLDPALMSAPFITTAVDVLGVLIYFNLARVILQL; this is translated from the coding sequence GTGACAGAGACGAACAATTTAAACTCTACCCTTCAGGATGTGTCACGTAGGGAATTGCGTGATTTAGTGCGGACGCAGATGCGAATGCTATTAGAAGCAGGAGATTTACAGGGAGCAAAAGCAATTCTTGTACCTGTACAGCCTGCGGACATAGCCGAAGCGATTGAAGGTTTGCCCGAAACGATGCACGCTTTAGCTTTTCGCTTGCTTTCTAAAGATGAAGCCATTGAAGTTTATGAATATCTTGATTACAGTGTTCAAGAAAGATTAATTGAAGAGCTAAAAAGCCAGGAAGTCCGCGATATCGTTGATCAAATGTCGTCGGATGACCGAGCTAGATTATTTGATGAATTGCCTGCCAAGGTTGTCAATCACCTACTAGAACAACTTAGCCCAACAGAACGCCAAGCCACAGCCCTAATGTTGGGTTATGAAGCCGATACAGCCGGGCGCATCATGACTCTAGAGTTCATTGGTCTGAAAGAAAACATGACCATAGGGCAAGCTCTAGAACGGATTCGCAGCCTCGCTAATGCTAGTGAGATGATCTACTATCTTTACGTCACGGATCAAGCTAGGCGCTTAACCGGCATTGTCTCACTGCGGGAGTTGGTGACATCCCAGCCAGAACAGACTATTGGCGAAGTGATGACCCGTGATGTAATTTTTGTCAATACAGATACTCACCAGGAAGAAGTAGCTAAGTTAATTCAAAGGTATGATTTCCTGGCTGTTCCGGTGGTAGACAGGCAACAGCTTTTAGTCGGGATTGTCACTGTTGATGATGTAATTGATATTCTGGAAGAGGAAACCACCAAAGATATCTACGCTTTAGGGGGTGGTGTGCAGTCCAGTGGCGACAATTACTTTCAAATGGATTTATGGGAAGTAGCTCGCAAGCGGGTTTTATGGTTATTTGTTCTCTTAATCACCAATACCGTCACCGGCACAATTATTAAGTCCCAAGAAGATATCTTGACAAAAGTAGTCACCCTCACCGCCTTTATCCCCTTGTTAACTGGTACTGGTGGTAACGTAGGCGCTCAGTCTTCCACAGTCGTGATTCGCGGGATGAATACAGACGAAATTCGCTCACTTGGCACATTACAGGTAATTGGACGAGAAGCGATCGCTGGTGCATTGCTAGGAGGTATGTTAGGTAGTATCGCCACTGTATGGGCTTACTTTCTCCAAGGTCGATTAGAAGTTGCGATCGCTGTTGGTGCTAGTTTAATCGCTATCTCTGTTTTGGCTTCTATATCTGGTTCAGCACTGCCATTTTTGTTTCGCTACTTACGTTTAGATCCAGCCTTAATGTCAGCACCTTTTATTACTACAGCCGTTGACGTACTTGGAGTTTTAATTTACTTCAATTTGGCAAGAGTGATTTTACAATTGTGA
- a CDS encoding mercuric reductase — translation MSNSELDRVIVRPVDEYNQKLVAYVHPPNWVNPQPADSYDLVVIGAGTAGLVVAAGAAGLGLGLKVALIEKHLMGGDCLNVGCVPSKTIIRSSRVVGEIWNGKNLGINIPSQIDIDFPAVMARMRRIRADISHHDSAERFASLGVDVFLGSGKFASSDIVEVAGKTLKFKKAVIATGARATKPAIIGIEQAGYLTNETVFSLIQRPEKLAVIGGGPIGCELAQAFRRLGSEVVLIHSGSHLLNKEDNDAAQVVQQTLIKEGIRLVLNAKVEEVVTVTEGKRLYFSTNGYRDSVTVDEILVGAGRSPNVEGLNLEAVGVKYDKRRGVEVNDYLQTTNPKIYAAGDICMDWKFTHAADAAARIVIKNTLFSPFGLGRSKLSSLVMPWVTYTDPEIAHVGLYESQDVETIKIPFSSVDRAIADAQEDGFLKIHHKKGSDEIVGATIVATHAGEMISEITTAIVNKIGLNKLSNVIHPYPTQAEAIKKAADTYRRTLLTPRTKKLLGFLTKFS, via the coding sequence ATGTCCAATTCAGAACTAGATAGAGTCATCGTCCGCCCAGTAGATGAATATAACCAGAAATTGGTGGCTTATGTACATCCGCCCAATTGGGTAAATCCCCAACCTGCTGATAGTTATGACTTGGTAGTGATTGGTGCGGGAACTGCTGGCTTAGTGGTGGCGGCGGGTGCGGCTGGTCTGGGTTTGGGTTTAAAGGTGGCGCTGATTGAAAAGCATCTCATGGGTGGAGATTGCTTGAATGTGGGTTGCGTCCCTTCTAAAACAATCATTCGGTCTTCGCGGGTGGTGGGGGAAATCTGGAACGGGAAAAATTTGGGGATTAATATTCCCAGCCAGATTGATATTGATTTTCCCGCAGTTATGGCAAGGATGAGACGAATACGGGCGGACATTAGCCATCATGACTCGGCGGAACGCTTTGCATCTTTGGGAGTAGATGTGTTTTTGGGTAGCGGTAAATTTGCTAGCAGTGACATCGTAGAAGTAGCTGGTAAAACCCTGAAATTTAAAAAAGCGGTGATTGCTACTGGTGCTAGGGCTACAAAACCAGCGATTATCGGCATTGAACAAGCTGGATATCTTACTAATGAGACGGTTTTTTCCTTAATTCAACGACCGGAAAAGTTAGCTGTAATTGGTGGTGGCCCCATTGGTTGCGAATTAGCTCAAGCCTTCCGCCGTTTGGGGAGTGAGGTAGTGCTGATTCATAGTGGTTCCCACCTCCTCAACAAGGAAGATAACGACGCAGCGCAAGTTGTCCAACAGACTTTAATTAAAGAAGGGATTCGCCTAGTTTTAAATGCCAAGGTAGAAGAAGTAGTGACGGTAACTGAAGGTAAACGGTTGTATTTTTCTACTAACGGTTATCGTGATTCGGTGACGGTAGATGAAATATTAGTGGGTGCAGGGCGATCGCCTAATGTGGAAGGGTTGAATTTAGAAGCCGTCGGGGTAAAATACGACAAGCGTCGGGGTGTGGAAGTAAACGATTATCTACAAACAACTAACCCCAAGATTTATGCTGCTGGTGATATCTGCATGGATTGGAAGTTTACCCACGCCGCCGATGCAGCCGCGCGCATTGTCATTAAAAATACCCTGTTTTCACCCTTTGGTTTAGGCAGGTCGAAACTAAGTAGCTTAGTTATGCCTTGGGTAACTTACACTGACCCAGAAATTGCCCATGTGGGACTGTATGAAAGTCAAGACGTAGAGACAATTAAAATTCCTTTTAGTAGTGTAGATCGAGCGATCGCCGATGCTCAAGAAGATGGTTTTCTGAAAATTCACCACAAAAAAGGTTCTGATGAAATTGTCGGTGCAACTATTGTGGCAACTCACGCCGGCGAGATGATTTCGGAAATCACCACAGCGATAGTCAATAAAATAGGTTTAAACAAACTCAGTAATGTGATTCACCCCTATCCTACCCAAGCTGAAGCCATCAAAAAAGCCGCAGATACCTATCGCCGTACCCTCCTCACACCAAGAACAAAAAAACTGTTGGGATTTTTAACCAAATTTTCTTAA
- a CDS encoding glycosyltransferase family protein produces the protein MNNLLPHSRKITRKSARIKSYEPRKCRIALYSHDTMGLGHKRRNLLIAQTLGFSPLQTDILMISGIQDASSSPTPPGVDCLTLPALHKNIDGEYQARKLDLSLQEIITLRSQVILATIKTFKPDIFIVDNVPRGAVRELDPTLKYLRREGNTRCILGLRDILDEPASVSRDWKRAANEEAIQTYYDQVWVYGDRNIYDLAKEYHLQPKTAAKFRYTGYLDQRNRLKYLNSDIVQSFKSLNLPSERLVLCLVGGGQDGAQLAETFAHAELPPGMNGIILTGPFMPREVRQKLHNYAAQRDNLRVLEYLAEPTMLLHQAERVIAMGGYNTTCELLSFGKRSLILPRVKPRKEQLIRAERLKKLGLIDFLHPDKLTSAALTNWLNLDIQPPPVRKFVDLKGLTHIPQFVHEILMSTHQAPPQAKAS, from the coding sequence ATGAACAACTTGTTACCCCACTCCAGAAAAATCACCAGAAAATCGGCTAGAATCAAATCTTATGAGCCTCGTAAATGCCGTATAGCGTTGTATTCCCACGACACAATGGGACTAGGACACAAACGCCGTAATTTGTTGATTGCTCAAACTTTAGGATTTTCACCACTACAAACTGATATTTTAATGATTAGTGGCATTCAAGATGCCAGCAGCTCACCAACGCCGCCAGGTGTAGATTGTTTGACCCTCCCGGCTCTGCACAAAAACATTGATGGGGAATATCAAGCACGAAAGTTGGATCTATCATTGCAGGAAATTATTACACTGCGATCGCAAGTTATCCTCGCCACTATCAAAACCTTTAAACCGGATATCTTCATTGTGGATAATGTCCCACGGGGCGCAGTCAGAGAACTAGATCCCACTTTAAAATACTTGCGTAGGGAAGGCAACACACGCTGCATTCTGGGTTTGCGCGATATCTTAGATGAACCTGCTTCCGTGAGTCGAGATTGGAAACGAGCAGCCAATGAAGAAGCGATTCAAACCTATTATGATCAAGTTTGGGTGTATGGCGATCGCAACATCTATGACCTAGCCAAAGAATATCACCTCCAGCCAAAAACCGCCGCCAAATTCCGCTACACAGGCTATCTTGACCAACGTAACCGCCTCAAATATCTGAATTCAGATATAGTTCAATCATTTAAATCCCTCAATCTACCATCTGAACGCTTAGTATTGTGTCTAGTAGGTGGTGGACAAGACGGCGCGCAGTTAGCAGAAACCTTTGCCCATGCAGAACTACCACCAGGGATGAATGGTATCATTTTGACGGGCCCCTTCATGCCACGAGAAGTCAGGCAAAAACTCCACAACTATGCAGCGCAACGTGATAATTTGCGCGTGTTGGAATATTTAGCCGAACCGACAATGTTACTCCATCAAGCCGAACGGGTGATTGCAATGGGTGGTTACAATACCACTTGTGAATTGTTGTCCTTTGGTAAGCGATCGCTTATTCTACCCCGTGTCAAACCCCGAAAAGAACAATTAATTCGGGCTGAACGATTAAAAAAACTAGGTTTAATTGATTTCCTACACCCAGATAAATTAACATCGGCGGCGTTAACCAACTGGTTAAATCTTGACATTCAACCACCACCAGTCCGTAAATTCGTCGATCTCAAAGGACTCACCCACATTCCCCAATTCGTCCATGAAATCCTCATGTCTACTCATCAAGCACCCCCACAAGCAAAAGCTTCTTAA